The stretch of DNA NNNNNNNNNNNNNNNNNNNNNNNNNNNNNNNNNNNNNNNNNNNNNNNNNNNNNNNNNNNNNNNNNNNNNNNNNNNNNNNNNNNNNNNNNNNNNNNNNNNNNNNNNNNNNNNNNNNNNNNNNNNNNNNNNNNNNNNNNNNNNNNNNNNNNNNNNNNNNNNNNNNNNNNNNNNNNNNNNNNNNNNNNNNNNNNNNNNNNNNNNNNNNNNNNNNNNNNNNNNNNNNNNNNNNNNNNNNNNNNNNNNNNNNNNNNNNNNNNNNNNNNNNNNNNNNNNNNNNNNNNNNNNNNNNNNNNNNNNNNNNNNNNNNNNNNNNNNNNNNNNNNNNNNNNNNNNNNNNNNNNNNNNNNNNNNNNNNNNNNNNNNNNNNNNNNNNNNNNNNNNNNNNNNNNNNNNNNNNNNNNNNNNNNNNNNNNNNNNNNNNNNNNNNNNNNNNNNNNNNNNNNNNNNNNNNNNNNNNNNNNNNNNNNNNNNNNNNNNNNNNNNNNNNNNNNNNNNNNNNNNNNNNNNNNNNNNNNNNNNNNNNNNNNNNNNNNNNNNNNNNNNNNNNNNNNNNNNNNNNNNNNNNNNNNNNNNNNNNNNNNNNNNNNNNNNNNNNNNNNNNNNNNNNNNNNNNNNNNNNNNNNNNNNNNNNNNNNNNNNNNNNNNNNNNNNNNNNNNNNNNNNNNNNNNNNNNNNNNNNNNNNNNNNNNNNNNNNNNNNNNNNNNNNNNNNNNNNNNNNNNNNNNNNNNNNNNNNNNNNNNNNNNNNNNNNNNNNNNNNNNNNNNNNNNNNNNNNNNNNNNNNNNNNNNNNNNNNNNNNNNNNNNNNNNNNNNNNNNNNNNNNNNNNNNNNNNNNNNNNNNNNNNNNNNNNNNNNNNNNNNNNNNNNNNNNNNNNNNNNNNNNNNNNNNNNNNNNNNNNNNNNNNNNNNNNNNNNNNNNNNNNNNNNNNNNNNNNNNNNNNNNNNNNNNNNNNNNNNNNNNNNNNNNNNNNNNNNNNNNNNNNNNNNNNNNNNNNNNNNNNNNNNNNNNNNNNNNNNNNNNNNNNNNNNNNNNNNNNNNNNNNNNNNNNNNNNNNNNNNNNNNNNNNNNNNNNNNNNNNNNNNNNNNNNNNNNNNNNNNNNNNNNNNNNNNNNNNNNNNNNNNNNNNNNNNNNNNNNNNNNNNNNNNNNNNNNNNNNNNNNNNNNNNNNNNNNNNNNNNNNNNNNNNNNNNNNNNNNNNNNNNNNNNNNNNNNNNNNNNNNNNNNNNNNNNNNNNNNNNNNNNNNNNNNNNNNNNNNNNNNNNNNNNNNNNNNNNNNNNNNNNNNNNNNNNNNNNNNNNNNNNNNNNNNNNNNNNNNNNNNNNNNNNNNNNNNNNNNNNNNNNNNNNNNNNNNNNNNNNNNNNNNNNNNNNNNNNNNNNNNNNNNNNNNNNNNNNNNNNNNNNNNNNNNNNNNNNNNNNNNNNNNNNNNNNNNNNNNNNNNNNNNNNNNNNNNNNNNNNNNNNNNNNNNNNNNNNNNNNNNNNNNNNNNNNNNNNNNNNNNNNNNNNNNNNNNNNNNNNNNNNNNNNNNNNNNNNNNNNNNNNNNNNNNNNNNNNNNNNNNNNNNNNNNNNNNNNNNNNNNNNNNNNNNNNNNNNNNNNNNNNNNNNNNNNNNNNNNNNNNNNNNNNNNNNNNNNNNNNNNNNNNNNNNNNNNNNNNNNNNNNNNNNNNNNNNNNNNNNNNNNNNNNNNNNNNNNNNNNNNNNNNNNNNNNNNNNNNNNNNNNNNNNNNNNNNNNNNNNNNNNNNNNNNNNNNNNNNNNNNNNNNNNNNNNNNNNNNNNNNNNNNNNNNNNNNNNNNNNNNNNNNNNNNNNNNNNNNNNNNNNNNNNNNNNNNNNNNNNNNNNNNNNNNNNNNNNNNNNNNNNNNNNNNNNNNNNNNNNNNNNNNNNNNNNNNNNNNNNNNNNNNNNNNNNNNNNNNNNNNNNNNNNNNNNNNNNNNNNNNNNNNNNNNNNNNNNNNNNNNNNNNNNNNNNNNNNNNNNNNNNNNNNNNNNNNNNNNNNNNNNNNNNNNNNNNNNNNNNNNNNNNNNNNNNNNNNNNNNNNNNNNNNNNNNNNNNNNNNNNNNNNNNNNNNNNNNNNNNNNNNNNNNNNNNNNNNNNNNNNNNNNNNNNNNNNNNNNNNNNNNNNNNNNNNNNNNNNNNNNNNNNNNNNNNNNNNNNNNNNNNNNNNNNNNNNNNNNNNNNNNNNNNNNNNNNNNNNNNNNNNNNNNNNNNNNNNNNNNNNNNNNNNNNNNNNNNNNNNNNNNNNNNNNNNNNNNNNNNNNNNNNNNNNNNNNNNNNNNNNNNNNNNNNNNNNNNNNNNNNNNNNNNNNNNNNNNNNNNNNNNNNNNNNNNNNNNNNNNNNNNNNNNNNNNNNNNNNNNNNNNNNNNNNNNNNNNNNNNNNNNNNNNNNNNNNNNNNNNNNNNNNNNNNNNNNNNNNNNNNNNNNNNNNNNNNNNNNNNNNNNNNNNNNNNNNNNNNNNNNNNNNNNNNNNNNNNNNGATCATGTAGTTTTAGGAGCATTCATCATGCATATgtgttgatataaaatttattagtttgtgcatttttttttttaaagtaggaAGTTTTTACGTTTATGAGCTTTGTGTTATTCTTCTATATGTCTTGCTTTGGTTTGATGTGGATGATGGAAAAAATTGAcccttacaacaacattttaggtactaatgagttCGAGGAGATTCAAGAGTAGTTAATGAGTATTGACGTGTGGCGAATGCGGGGTAAACATGGGTTTTTCTTTCAAGACGATTTTGTAATAATGGAAttgtccaatttttttttaagttctttTGATCTTTTGTCACAAACTTTTAAATGTACTAGAATTCTAGAGATTACGGAAGTGGGTTACCTTCcgttaaaaataaatgtcttcatattattttaattttgaataaatattttcttaatggtATTGAATAACGTGATTGTTACTATTtatgtaaaatgaataaatattaattattcaaaaaaaaaaaaaagattcataaacTTTTCTacgaaataagtatttttttaaagtaacgttttggattaaaaatccggggcgttacacctacggacgggaatggagatgtgaacgcttgactgcagtcacgttaggaggatctcacggggcgcgtggagatcactcagggtgtatagcttttggtaggaagtatttttagtttggaaaactgtacttatactaatattgtcagtttgactttttctttgaatgggttccatgtaccatttgttgttgtgtaaatattttggatttataattggagaaacttttctgctgtttgtaaattataatgactcaattatttatgcaaaggcattttcttgcttatttctctgtttcagtttaatttcttttgaaaaaaaatacaccctcgctttgaaaaacggggcgttacaaataaagacaagcaacttccggttcagctccaacctgaaatacaaatggagagtgaaaccgggagttgcaacgtcggtttgaagagtattcccgaggtaattaattacttactacttacttgcttatgtaattacttatgtattaaacaaacttatatattaactgtacttatgttttaactattgatgtagggtgtcaccacatgtgtcctatacttatcctcgccgactcaacggaaggtgggaaaaggaatattgcacaatacttcgggagaagtattgcacaatattccgatccccgcgggccatgtcaaagtatcgcctacggttgctttcgaaccaactgcaccgttgcccataccggacaacgatggagatatgaagttcttaagcgacgccattggcagttacgtggcatggcccacaaaccttgttgccctccaaaaaaagattcccaaagacaaatcagttacatctcccgaaaaggtttgtcacatttattgcctaaggtttttcattttttcagattcaataaactaacattttacctcatttttgtaggtccaaataaataaaccacccctacagccaaaaaaaggcagcaaacctcaaaaattggaggttaatagggctgccaaactacaaaggctggagggtaataaagctgccaaacttgcagcaacaaaaaatctggatcggggaaaatcggtcgctgctgctgctgctcctaataaaagtcagccacgccttggtaaatacggggcgtgtcttgacatccaaataaaaaggaacatgggcagcagcaacgattcgcccatcgtacaaatgaataaagacatctttggagatgagtatattgaatacctcgaaaaggagcaaatgtacgatcttctcgaacataaggagctgagtgttactgtaatcagcttgtacataaggtaaaaaatacttttaattgcatttatttgtaattaattaaatgtattggtaattaatctagtttaaaattttcattgaaggtttttgtacgagaaggtcgtgtgcacgaggaaactgtcaaataaatactcattcttgtctccgcataagatgtcgatgttcaaactcgatccagacaatgtaaaacactacattgtagatatgtttttaagaaataaagaaagtgataaattgttcttggcaccatataattcagggtacgtaattttatcttttttaattgatgagaatttaatttattagttgtctataaacaaaattgcttaaccaattttttgttgttgtagggcacattgggtgctatttgcaatcaatgcggtctctgaagtgatatactatttggatcccgtgcacggcgattacaccaatcaccccggaataaagaatatgctcgacacgtaagtaatattcatttatttcttacatatatatatttatatatatatataaatattcatgctctaataatcacatttattcattcgatagtgccttaaaagtttatcgagctcaaagaggtgctaaagtgtcgaagcagaagtctaataacattacatggatctcaataaagtgccctcgtcaaacaaataacatcgactgtgggtactacatattgagattcatgaaggagattgttgagaagaataaaactattatcccagaaacggtacggtatttgcattatatgattttcatatataaattatctatatatttgatactaacttaatataatatgttcaatttttatattgcagtactttgccaattccagtccatcatattctgaggaagatctgatggaattaaaggaagaatggtgtcagtacgtgcttgacatgaaaattatttgattttctgggaaatagcttgctgctgggcaagggatctgaatattatatggtagctagtgcatataatgtatattctgttagttattatatgtaaatgatcataggacacaatatatgaacatgcatatggatctgaatgtagtttaggttgtaaattaggtttcgtttaaaaaaaaaaaaaacacacattttacagcgctttttttacaaagcgctgtaaaatgttgttctaaagcgctttaatggtgcacattttacaacgctttcgtgagaaagcgctgt from Cicer arietinum cultivar CDC Frontier isolate Library 1 chromosome 3, Cicar.CDCFrontier_v2.0, whole genome shotgun sequence encodes:
- the LOC140919656 gene encoding uncharacterized protein, whose product is MESETGSCNVGLKSIPEGVTTCVLYLSSPTQRKVGKGILHNTSGEVLHNIPIPAGHVKVSPTVAFEPTAPLPIPDNDGDMKFLSDAIGSYVAWPTNLVALQKKIPKDKSVTSPEKVQINKPPLQPKKGSKPQKLEVNRAAKLQRLEGNKAAKLAATKNLDRGKSVAAAAAPNKSQPRLGKYGACLDIQIKRNMGSSNDSPIVQMNKDIFGDEYIEYLEKEQMYDLLEHKELSVTVISLYIR